One uncultured Carboxylicivirga sp. genomic window, AGGGCGGTAAACGTCACCAGCAACCAACAAAGGATTTTTGCCTTTTTTAGTTTTAAGTAAATTAGCCAGTTTACCGGTAAAAGTAGTTTTACCAGAACCTTGCAGACCTGCAATAAGGATAATGGCAGGATTACCTTTCAGGTTAATATCTACCTGATTACCTCCCATTAATACCGCTAACTCGTCATGAACCAGCTTAACCATCATTTCACCAGGCTTAACGGCTGAAAGCACGTTTTGGCCCATGGCTTTATCTTTAACGGTTTCGGTAAACTGTTTGGCTGTTTTATAGTTAACGTCGGCATCAAGCAGCGCTCGACGGATATCTTTTAATGTCTCTGCAATATTCAGTTCGGTGATTTTGTTTTCACCTTTCAGAAGTTTAAACGACTTTTCAAGCCTTTCACTAAGATTCTCAAACATTCCTGTTAATCATTTAAAATGTGCTGCAAAATTAAAAATAATTGTTACCCTTTAAAACAAAAAAAAGGCCTAAACTTCTAAAAATATAAATTCTTAGAAATCAGGCCTCGAAAAATGTACAAACTATATGATGTTAATTATGGTATAGTGAATAAATTCAGTTAGTTATAATTTGTTTAGTTGGTTCGAAAACTGAAAGGGCAACTTTTAAATGTTTTTCAATTTCTTCCGTTGATGCCGATGGTATTTGAGGAAAAAACTCCTGATGTTTTACTTCCATCCCACAAAATTCAAAAATTTCACCTCCCTGAATTTTTCTAAAAGCTTCAATTAAACCTTTTTCTTCATATTCTTCTACGGTATTACCCATTGAAGTATACAAATACACTTTTTTATTGGTTAGCAAGCCTTCTATCCCATTTTTTCCAGCTTTGTAAGCAAAGCCGTAGGAGAAAATTTTATCGATATAACCCTTTAATATGGCTGGAAAACCGGCCCACCAAAGTGGATAAACCACGCTGATGATATTTGCTTCTTTAACCAGTTCTTGTTCTGTAAGAATATTTTCTTCCGTTTCTCCTTTTTTTAATTTTTCAAGATCAGAAGGCCAAAGTACCGGATCAAATTTCATTTCATACAAATCTCTAACAGTTGTTGACCATCCTCTCTTTTCACTCTCAGCTTTTAATGCATCCTTTAATTGAAAACTAAAACTTTTCTTTGATGGATGAGCATATATTATTAAGTGTTTCATTATTTATCAAAACTAATTATTACAATTCTACAGTATCAGGTATTTCAATTACTGTTTAAGTAAAGACCAACAAAGCCTGAAAAAGTTCGATCATCAGAAGTTAAAAGTGGTAAATAATTGTTGAATATCTAACCTTTAAGGTGTTAAGGAGGTATTCAATCTCTCTGCTATTAAGAAATAAGACAAAGTCATGTTAGAAAAAATAAAGCTATTATCTTTGTTGACTGCCTAGGGCTGAACATATGTTGTAAATTTAAAAACGCAAAGATTTTATGGAGCAGTTGGTTGCTGTTATTACGGAAAAGAGAAATATTGGATTAACGCTTATACCTTTTTTTGTAGAAATAGAGGACGATAATTATTTGTCGTTAATTGAACCAGCCACAACCGAACATCTGACAGAAAATCGTTTTCCTTTTTCAGCATCTCAGAAAGAAATAGTTAAGCTGCTCAATACCATTAATGAGCAAAATATATTTAAGCGTTTCTCTAAACAGAAAACACAAAAACTCTTTTTTGATAATCTGGACGAAAAATATGCAGAAGAACATATCAGACCTTATATTGATAAAAAGGTTGCCCAGGCTTTGGAAATAATAGCATTAGATAATACACCTGTATATTATAAAAATCCAAAATATAGTCGATTATACAAAGCCGACCGTATTAATATTAGTCCCTTACACGACGAGGCTTTGTTCTCGTTTACTCTGGACAATTCAGGGCTTAAATACACCCTTAAAATAAAAAAGGGAGATCAGTATTTTGGCTTAACCAATCGTGAAATTCTGGAGGTAACCAACACTCCTGCAACCTTTTTAATAAATAATCAACTCTATCGTTTCGATAACATCGACAGTAAAAAATTTCGTCCGTTTATGCGGGTAAATCATGTACTTGTTCGAACACAAAGTGTTGAAACGTATATGAATACTTTCGTACAGACCAGTATTCGAAATCATGATGTGGAAGCCATTGGTTTTGATATTATGGATAAAAAGGTTGAGATGCGACCGATTCTTGTATTAGAAAAAGATTTATCGCATAATCCTATTCTGACTTTAAAATTTAAATACGATCAGAAGGAATATCTGGCCGGAACTAAATCGGAAGTCTTTGTTGATTTGCATAAAAATGCCGGTCATTATCATTTTTTACGTTTTAAGCGGAATAAATCGAATGAAGCTGCAGTAATTGAAGCCCTTAAGAATATGGGGCTGCGAAATGTGAGTGAATCGCAATACCTGCCAAAGAATATTTCCCTTGAACCTGAGGCAATGTTAAACCGGCTGATCGAGTGGATTAACCATCATTACGGTGACATTATTTCTAATAATATTATTCTGGTTCAAAACGGTTTTGAAGAAAGCTATTATACCGGTAAAGTTAAGCTGGAAGTAGCTTATACCGAAGATAATGACTGGTTTGATATTAATGCTGTTATCACGGTTGGTGAATTTAAAATACCTTTTCATAAGATACGTCAGCATATATTAAGAGGGAAACGTGAATATCTCCTGCCGAATAAAGAAATTTTTGTTATCCCAGAGGAATGGTTTGCCCGTTTCTCTGATCTGATGCATTTTGTGGAAGTAAAAGATAACAAATTGCTATTAGGCAAGATGCATTTTAACCTGTTGGATCAGGATAAGTTGACAGAAGTATCACCCGACTGGAAAAATAAAATTGGTCAGCTTATAAACGAAAACAGTGGAAGTTTACTGGATACTCCTTTAGGATTAAATGCTCAATTGCGGCACTATCAGCAGGAAGGTTATACCTGGATGCAACTGTTGAATAAGAATAACTTTGGTGGTATTCTGGCTGATGATATGGGATTGGGTAAAACGATACAAACCATTTCGTTGTTGCTTCAGCAGTACAATCATTCAGGTCAGGATGAAGCATTAGATAAGCCTGAAGTACAGTTAGACCTTTTTGATAGTAATATTGTTTGTTTTAATAAAAGTACGTTACCTGCATCGTTAATTGTAATGCCTACCTCGCTGGTTCATAACTGGGCT contains:
- a CDS encoding DEAD/DEAH box helicase — protein: MEQLVAVITEKRNIGLTLIPFFVEIEDDNYLSLIEPATTEHLTENRFPFSASQKEIVKLLNTINEQNIFKRFSKQKTQKLFFDNLDEKYAEEHIRPYIDKKVAQALEIIALDNTPVYYKNPKYSRLYKADRINISPLHDEALFSFTLDNSGLKYTLKIKKGDQYFGLTNREILEVTNTPATFLINNQLYRFDNIDSKKFRPFMRVNHVLVRTQSVETYMNTFVQTSIRNHDVEAIGFDIMDKKVEMRPILVLEKDLSHNPILTLKFKYDQKEYLAGTKSEVFVDLHKNAGHYHFLRFKRNKSNEAAVIEALKNMGLRNVSESQYLPKNISLEPEAMLNRLIEWINHHYGDIISNNIILVQNGFEESYYTGKVKLEVAYTEDNDWFDINAVITVGEFKIPFHKIRQHILRGKREYLLPNKEIFVIPEEWFARFSDLMHFVEVKDNKLLLGKMHFNLLDQDKLTEVSPDWKNKIGQLINENSGSLLDTPLGLNAQLRHYQQEGYTWMQLLNKNNFGGILADDMGLGKTIQTISLLLQQYNHSGQDEALDKPEVQLDLFDSNIVCFNKSTLPASLIVMPTSLVHNWANEIKKFAPQLKVYLYTGTNRVKTKEIGKILRHYHVVLSSYGVVRNDIEYLGNYPFHYVILDESQNIKNPGSKIYQAVSELKSTYRLVLTGTPIENALVDLWAQMNFVNKGLLGSLNFFKNNFAGPIEKKQNEEKEKKLQQLITPFILRRTKEMVAKELPPVTEQVLLCDMTEDQQKFYDREKSGIRNELLKAVEQTGINKNAILALKALTKLRQIANHPVLVDNTYKGKSGKYQQIFEKLENIIKEKHKVLIFSSFVKDLELIEKDLKAQRLRYSKLVGSTLDRNKAVEEFTKNEDCRIFLISLKAGGVGLNLVEADYVFVLNPWWNPAAEAQAINRAHRIGQTKNVFVYKFISADSIEEKIMRLQEKKMELADTFITTNNPLKDISDSELKELFA
- a CDS encoding NAD(P)H-dependent oxidoreductase; amino-acid sequence: MKHLIIYAHPSKKSFSFQLKDALKAESEKRGWSTTVRDLYEMKFDPVLWPSDLEKLKKGETEENILTEQELVKEANIISVVYPLWWAGFPAILKGYIDKIFSYGFAYKAGKNGIEGLLTNKKVYLYTSMGNTVEEYEEKGLIEAFRKIQGGEIFEFCGMEVKHQEFFPQIPSASTEEIEKHLKVALSVFEPTKQIITN